AAAGTTCATGATAGAGAAGGGGACATAATGGCTATCGCAACTAAAGAAGTTATTTCCATCCCTCCTACTAAATCTATCAAAGATACTGCTAAAGTAATGATGGAGCATGAATTTAGAAGGCTGCCAATTACCGATCCAGGTTCTGGCAAACTTTTAGGTATGGTTACAGTAATGGATATTGTGGATTTCTTTGGTGGAGGAAAAAAATTTAACATTATTGAGAAAAAATACGAAGA
The sequence above is drawn from the Methanobrevibacter sp. genome and encodes:
- a CDS encoding CBS domain-containing protein, producing the protein MKDKTSINRKSNTGAFEHKSKVHDREGDIMAIATKEVISIPPTKSIKDTAKVMMEHEFRRLPITDPGSGKLLGMVTVMDIVDFFGGGKKFNIIEKKYE